The Punica granatum isolate Tunisia-2019 chromosome 4, ASM765513v2, whole genome shotgun sequence genome has a window encoding:
- the LOC116203669 gene encoding heat shock 70 kDa protein 17-like, with product MRAGFSRLGFFLIALSLIVVPSQSAVSSIDLGSEWMKVAVVNIKRGQSPITIAINEMSKRKSPALVAFQSGTRLMGEEAAGLVARYPDKVYSQIRDLIAKPFDYAKSFLDSMYLPFDVVEDSRGSVSFRVDDSGTVYTVEELLGMIISYAASLAEFHSKLPIKDVVISVPPYFGQAERRGLLQAAHLAGINALSLINEPSGAALQYGIDKDFSNESRHVLFYDMGSSSTYAALVYFSSYAAKELGKSLTVNQFQVKDVRWNHELGGQNMELCLVEYFADEFNKQLGIGVDVRKHPKAMAKLKKQVKRTKEILSANKVAPISVESLYDDRDFRSTITREKFEELCADLWEKALLPVKQVLQNSGLKVEEIYAVELIGGATRVPKLQATLQEFIGKKELDKHLDADEAIVLGSALCAANLSDGIRLNKKLGMVDGSPYGFMVELNGPDLVTDDSTRQLLVPRMKKLPSKMYRSIVHNKDFEVSLAYESGELLPPGVSSPDFAHYAVSGLSEASEKYSSRNLSSPIKANLHFSLSRSGILSLDRADAVIEISEWVEVPRKNSTVENSTAATPNVTLEANTTEESTEKPPVDSASSIKSNTSLEEQGSEDLVPEKKLKKRTFRVPLKITDKTSGPGKPLSKEYLAEAKGKLEALDKKDAERRRTAELKNNLESYIYATKEQLETSEEFSKISTSEEQQSFIEKMDEVQEWLYTEGEDATATEFQEKLKSLKAMGDPMFFRLKELTARPAAVEHARGYLLELKEIVKSWETNKPWIPRERIDEVLSDADKLKIWLEEKEGEQKGSGNSKLAFTSDEVYRKILSLQDKVTGVNRIPKPKPKIEKPAKNETEKKPNSSSEEGPQEDQPSKDSDGGAEENVKGETKAEAEAESEAQVHDEL from the exons ATGAGGGCGGGGTTTTCGAGGTTAGGGTTTTTCCTCATTGCGCTGTCGTTGATTGTGGTGCCGTCGCAGTCCGCGGTCTCGAGCATAGATCTGGGCTCAGAATGGATGAAAGTCGCCGTCGTCAACATCAAAAGGGGGCAAAGTCCCATCACCATAGCGATCAACGAGATGTCGAAGCGCAAGTCCCCGGCTTTAGTGGCGTTCCAATCAGGCACACGTCTTATGGGTGAAGAAGCTGCCGGTTTGGTCGCTCGGTACCCCGATAAAGTCTATTCTCAAATCAGGGACCTGATTGCTAAACCCTTTGATTACGCCAAAAGCTTTCTTGACTCCATGTACTTGCCCTTCGATGTCGTGGAGGATTCGAGAGGGTCGGTGAGCTTCAGGGTTGATGATAGCGGGACCGTGTATACGGTTGAGGAGTTGTTGGGGATGATCATCAGTTATGCAGCGAGTTTAGCTGAGTTCCATTCCAAGTTACCAATTAAAGATGTGGTGATTTCGGTCCCGCCATATTTCGGACAGGCCGAGCGCAGAGGATTGCTCCAGGCGGCACACCTCGCAGGGATCAATGCCCTCTCTTTGATTAATGAGCCCTCTGGCGCTGCATTGCAGTATGGGATTGATAAGGATTTCTCGAACGAGTCTAGGCATGTCTTGTTTTATGACATGGGTTCGAGCAGCACTTATGCCGCGCTGGTGTACTTCTCATCGTATGCTGCCAAAGAACTTGGAAAGAGTCTAACTGTGAACCAGTTTCAG GTTAAGGATGTCAGATGGAACCATGAACTTGGAGGTCAGAATATGGAATTATGTTTGGTGGAGTATTTTGCTGATGAGTTCAACAAACAACTTGGAATTGGGGTTGATGTGAGAAAACATCCCAAGGCAATGGCTAAATTGAAGAAACAGGTTAAACGCACAAAAGAAATTCTGAGTGCGAATAAAGTTGCTCCAATATCAGTTGAATCCCTTTATGATGATCGAGATTTCAG GAGCACAATCACTCGTGAGAAATTTGAAGAGCTCTGTGCAGATTTATGGGAAAAAGCTCTTCTACCTGTTAAACAAGTGCTTCAAAATTCTGGTTTGAAGGTGGAAGAAATATATGCTGTGGAATTGATTGGAGGTGCCACTAGAGTACCAAAGTTGCAG GCTACACTGCAAGAGTTTATCGGAAAGAAAGAGCTGGACAAACATCTCGATGCTGATGAAGCTATTGTTCTTGGTTCAGCTCTATGTGCGGCAAACCTGAGTGATGGAATCAGATTGAACAAAAAGCTTGGAATGGTGGATGGTTCTCCATATGGATTTATGGTTGAACTGAATGGTCCTGACCTTGTTACAGATGACAGCACCAGGCAGTTACTTGTACCACGAATGAAGAAGCTTCCCTCCAAG ATGTATAGATCTATCGTCCATAACAAAGATTTTGAAGTTTCCCTGGCATATGAGAGTGGAGAGCTTTTACCACCTGGTGTTAGCTCCCCAGATTTTGCTCACTATGCTGTTTCTGGCCTTTCAGAGGCCTCTGAAAA ATATTCATCGAGGAATTTGTCCTCTCCCATCAAAGCAAATTTGCACTTCTCTCTTAGTAGAAGTGGTATTCTTTCCTTAGACCGGGCAGATGCGGTTATTGAAATTTCTGAGTGGGTTGAAGTACCAAGAAAGAACTCGACTGTGGAAAACTCAACTGCTGCTACACCCAATGTGACACTAGAAGCTAATACAACTGAAGAAAGCACCGAGAAGCCACCAGTTGATAGTGCAAGTAGCATTAAGAGTAACACTAGTCTGGAAGAACAAGGTTCTGAAGATCTTGTTCCtgaaaaaaagttgaaaaagcGGACCTTTAGGGTACCACTGAAG ATCACTGACAAGACATCAGGACCTGGAAAGCCCCTTTCTAAGGAGTATCTTGCTGAAGCTAAAGGTAAATTGGAAGCTCTTGACAAAAAGGATGCCGAGAGGAGAAGAACGGCAGAGTTGAAGAACAATTTAGAAAGCTACATATATGCTACCAAAGAACAG CTTGAAACATCAGAGGAATTTTCGAAAATATCCACTAGTGAGGAACAACAATCCTTTATCGAGAAGATGGATGAG GTGCAAGAATGGCTATATACTGAGGGTGAAGATGCCACCGCTACAGAGTTTCAGGAGAAGCTGAAGTCACTAAAAGCTATGGGTGATCCAATGTTTTTCAG GTTGAAAGAACTTACAGCGCGACCAGCGGCTGTTGAGCATGCTCGTGGTTACCTTCTTGAGCTAAAAGAG ATTGTGAAGAGTTGGGAGACAAACAAACCCTGGATTCCCAGGGAGAGAATAGATGAG GTACTGAGTGATGCTGATAAGTTAAAGATCTGGTTAGAAGAGAAGGAGGGTGAGCAGAA GGGCTCTGGAAATAGCAAGCTTGCCTTTACGTCTGATGAAGTGTACAGGAAGATTCTCAGCCTGCAAGACAAG GTTACTGGTGTCAATAGAATTCCAAAGCCAAAGCCCAAGATAGAAAAGCCTGCAAAGAatgaaacagaaaagaaacCCAACTCTTCCTCCGAGGAAGGCCCTCAGGAGGACCAGCCAAGCAAGGACTCGGATGGCGGGGCCGAGGAGAATGTGAAAGGAGAAACTAAAGCTGAAGCTGAAGCCGAATCCGAAGCTCAAGTCCATGATGAGTTGTGA